The following are encoded in a window of Clostridium thermarum genomic DNA:
- a CDS encoding AAA family ATPase, producing the protein MRQGDSIHGPINEGREFIGVIKPDEAILHVIKFVEKLYQGEKLEGTLYIYNLFSLLDAPSTIFELESPAEEVNREVLFKGYRDYILNSDKIPWTLLAWGWDNRKAVYKQKVRWLNYIKKNNIPYFGIEAVEYPGYVSLRQQGNVSMEKYIDALLKEFSLKNLSLKVSSNKLESKGDQSREIKRLKTLNRLFDFIQEKKKITPEEIAKGNINLLEEKQYKMVLAKCNEALKLDDRYLPIYIQKAQVLEELKEDVEAVKTFGEALIKTKEKALQYLYDAKLAEYRGEKEKAKGNYLKTLDAVESSQKESINNTNVLHYIYFTLGKFLEKIHNYEEAVQYIDKAIELRKTVQLSEFREHIARKLWVPTQSTNALQHREHGQSEVMEAKDIKAPSENVVNGECNDDTNTKASLSANKDKWFEIKKKLDSLIGLENVKRELYSIMNYLNYERDRSQVLKLTEQNLSYHFMFTGNPGTGKTTIARLLGEILVQAGVLNKGHVVEVDRSKIVGQYVGQTAILTRKVIESAMDGILFIDEAYSLYRSENPNDYGVEAVDTLVKAMEDNRGKFVVILAGYYREINKLMQANPGLKSRINVQINFEDYTEEQLLLIAKKVAAEKYYEMDESAVEAFKEKIRRLMVDTSFANGRTVRNVVEDAIREKAYRTVVSKASQEELKKLSAVDFGLSSLEVKEQEVNSILGELNKLIGLKEVKASVKELIDFIHLQKRRKELGYRNEEITLNMVFTGNPGTGKTTVARLISRLFKEIGVLKRGQLIEVTREDLVGEYIGQTSSKTLYKIKEAYGGVLFIDEAYTLAQGGENDYGKEALATLIKEMEDNRDKLMVILAGYTEEIEELLNLNPGIKSRVGFTMHFPDYNPDELMEIFKKYCLENDYILEEKAERVLYNVLKELYSSRDKSFGNARLARQLFERIRMKQANRIMTEELAVGTSKEVITIKEEDICQ; encoded by the coding sequence TTGAGGCAAGGGGACTCTATACATGGTCCAATAAACGAAGGGCGTGAATTTATTGGTGTCATCAAACCTGATGAGGCCATATTACATGTAATTAAGTTTGTTGAAAAATTATACCAGGGTGAGAAGCTGGAGGGAACACTATACATATACAACCTTTTCTCATTGTTAGATGCACCAAGTACGATTTTTGAGCTTGAATCTCCAGCTGAAGAGGTTAATAGAGAAGTTTTATTCAAAGGCTACCGTGATTATATATTGAACTCAGATAAAATTCCTTGGACCCTTTTGGCCTGGGGATGGGACAATAGGAAGGCTGTTTATAAGCAGAAGGTCAGATGGCTTAATTATATAAAGAAAAACAACATACCCTACTTTGGTATTGAGGCTGTTGAATATCCTGGATATGTCAGCCTTAGACAGCAGGGCAATGTTTCTATGGAAAAGTATATAGATGCTTTACTCAAGGAATTCAGTCTGAAGAATTTATCATTGAAGGTAAGTAGTAATAAGCTTGAAAGCAAGGGTGACCAATCAAGGGAAATAAAGAGACTAAAGACCTTAAACAGACTTTTTGACTTTATCCAAGAAAAAAAGAAAATCACTCCTGAGGAAATAGCAAAAGGGAATATAAATCTGTTAGAGGAAAAGCAATATAAAATGGTTTTAGCTAAGTGCAATGAAGCCTTAAAGTTAGACGACAGGTATTTACCCATATATATTCAAAAGGCACAGGTCTTAGAGGAACTAAAAGAAGATGTGGAAGCGGTTAAAACTTTTGGAGAAGCCTTAATCAAGACTAAAGAGAAAGCACTTCAATATTTATACGATGCAAAGCTGGCTGAATATCGTGGGGAAAAAGAAAAGGCAAAGGGAAATTATTTAAAAACTCTTGATGCTGTTGAAAGTTCTCAGAAAGAGAGCATAAACAATACAAATGTATTACATTATATATATTTTACATTAGGAAAGTTCTTGGAAAAAATTCATAACTATGAGGAAGCAGTACAGTATATAGACAAGGCAATAGAATTGAGAAAGACAGTACAACTGTCAGAATTCAGAGAACACATCGCAAGAAAACTGTGGGTTCCAACTCAAAGTACTAATGCTTTACAGCATAGAGAGCATGGCCAAAGTGAAGTCATGGAAGCTAAAGATATCAAAGCCCCATCAGAGAATGTAGTTAATGGGGAGTGTAATGATGACACCAATACAAAGGCAAGTCTATCAGCCAATAAGGATAAATGGTTTGAAATTAAGAAAAAATTAGATTCTCTTATCGGTCTGGAAAATGTTAAAAGAGAACTTTACAGTATAATGAATTATCTCAACTATGAAAGAGACCGAAGCCAGGTTCTTAAATTAACTGAGCAAAATTTAAGCTATCACTTTATGTTTACAGGAAATCCAGGTACAGGTAAGACAACCATAGCCAGATTGTTGGGAGAAATATTAGTACAAGCAGGAGTGTTAAACAAAGGCCATGTTGTTGAAGTTGACAGGTCAAAAATAGTAGGACAATATGTTGGACAGACTGCTATATTGACAAGAAAGGTTATTGAGAGTGCTATGGACGGAATTCTGTTCATTGATGAGGCATATTCTCTGTATCGGTCAGAAAATCCAAATGACTATGGTGTAGAGGCGGTAGATACTCTTGTTAAAGCCATGGAAGATAATCGAGGGAAATTTGTTGTCATTCTTGCTGGATATTACCGTGAGATAAACAAACTCATGCAGGCAAATCCTGGGCTTAAGAGCAGGATAAATGTACAAATAAACTTTGAAGATTATACAGAAGAGCAGCTGCTGCTAATAGCAAAAAAGGTGGCGGCAGAGAAATATTATGAAATGGATGAATCAGCAGTAGAAGCGTTCAAAGAAAAAATACGCAGGCTAATGGTGGATACGTCTTTCGCTAATGGAAGAACGGTAAGAAATGTAGTTGAAGATGCTATAAGGGAAAAGGCCTATAGAACAGTTGTAAGCAAAGCATCCCAGGAAGAGTTAAAAAAGCTATCCGCTGTTGATTTTGGCTTAAGTTCACTGGAAGTAAAAGAGCAAGAAGTTAACTCAATATTAGGGGAACTAAATAAACTTATTGGGCTTAAAGAGGTCAAAGCATCTGTAAAGGAATTAATTGATTTCATTCACTTACAGAAAAGAAGGAAAGAGTTGGGTTACAGAAACGAAGAAATCACTTTGAACATGGTCTTTACCGGCAACCCAGGCACCGGTAAGACCACTGTAGCAAGGCTCATAAGCAGATTGTTTAAGGAAATAGGAGTACTAAAAAGGGGGCAGCTGATTGAGGTAACCAGGGAAGACTTAGTAGGAGAATACATAGGACAGACTTCATCTAAGACCTTGTATAAGATTAAAGAAGCTTATGGCGGTGTACTCTTTATCGATGAGGCATATACCCTGGCCCAAGGTGGGGAAAATGACTATGGGAAGGAAGCTCTTGCAACCTTGATAAAAGAGATGGAGGATAATCGGGATAAGCTAATGGTAATATTGGCTGGGTATACGGAAGAAATAGAGGAACTTTTAAATCTAAACCCAGGTATAAAAAGCAGAGTGGGATTTACCATGCATTTTCCGGATTACAACCCGGATGAACTTATGGAAATTTTTAAAAAGTACTGCTTGGAAAATGATTATATACTTGAGGAGAAAGCAGAAAGGGTCCTTTACAATGTGTTAAAGGAACTATATTCATCAAGGGATAAAAGCTTTGGAAATGCAAGGTTGGCTAGGCAGCTTTTCGAGAGGATAAGAATGAAACAAGCCAATAGAATAATGACTGAAGAACTAGCTGTTGGAACTTCCAAAGAAGTAATAACTATAAAAGAAGAAGACATTTGTCAATAG
- a CDS encoding Gfo/Idh/MocA family protein: MSSKVQERKIRWGIIAPGNISIAFAEGMKAVTNAEIVAVASRDLSRAEEFAKKFNIRKAYGSYEEIVKDDEVDAIYIATPHSFHKDMSIMCLQHGKAVLCEKPATLNSKELKEVIDTAEKHNTFYMEAMWMRFLPVIREVKKLVDEGTIGELRLVKADFSFMAPMNPESRLFSKRLAGGALLDVGVYTIAFAEHILEKYPTVITSFAEIGKTEVDEQAAAILGYEDGKMAILNFAVRTDTDKCAYVYGTEGYIKIPNFWMARKAYLIKNGAETVIECDFTGNGYNYETEEVNSCIREGKLQSDIMTWKFSLQVMNIMDTLRNQWNMKYPTEL; this comes from the coding sequence ATGAGTAGTAAAGTTCAAGAAAGAAAGATTAGATGGGGAATCATCGCTCCGGGAAACATCAGTATAGCCTTTGCAGAAGGAATGAAAGCTGTCACCAATGCTGAAATAGTGGCAGTTGCTTCTAGAGACTTAAGCAGGGCAGAAGAATTTGCAAAGAAGTTCAATATTAGGAAAGCCTATGGAAGCTACGAGGAAATAGTGAAGGACGATGAAGTTGATGCAATATACATAGCCACACCCCATAGCTTTCATAAGGACATGTCAATAATGTGCCTGCAGCATGGCAAGGCTGTATTATGCGAAAAACCTGCCACATTAAATTCAAAAGAGCTAAAGGAAGTTATAGATACAGCAGAAAAGCATAATACCTTTTATATGGAAGCAATGTGGATGAGGTTTTTACCGGTAATAAGAGAAGTGAAAAAGCTGGTAGATGAGGGCACCATTGGAGAACTGAGACTTGTAAAGGCTGACTTTTCCTTTATGGCACCAATGAATCCTGAGTCAAGGCTCTTTAGTAAGAGATTGGCCGGCGGAGCCTTATTGGATGTAGGTGTTTATACCATAGCCTTTGCGGAACACATTCTTGAAAAGTATCCAACAGTAATAACAAGCTTTGCAGAAATAGGAAAGACAGAAGTAGACGAGCAAGCAGCTGCAATTCTAGGCTATGAGGACGGAAAAATGGCAATACTGAACTTTGCTGTTAGAACAGATACAGACAAATGTGCCTATGTATATGGCACTGAGGGCTATATAAAAATACCGAATTTTTGGATGGCAAGAAAGGCCTATTTAATAAAAAATGGGGCAGAGACAGTAATAGAATGTGATTTTACAGGCAACGGATATAACTATGAAACAGAAGAAGTAAATAGTTGCATAAGAGAAGGAAAACTTCAATCAGATATTATGACTTGGAAGTTTTCCCTACAGGTAATGAATATAATGGATACTTTAAGAAACCAATGGAATATGAAGTATCCTACAGAGTTATAA
- the mglC gene encoding galactose/methyl galactoside ABC transporter permease MglC, whose product MSFIRNFSDRKYRKEWFMDNAIYLVLVFMCVGMVIAEPGFLSIDNLRNILTQSSTRVIIALGVAGILIVQGTDLSAGRMVGMAAVVSASLLQAIDYGYRMYPNLQKLPVIVPILLAVAICGIFGLINGLIVAALKVPPFITTLGMSVIVYGLTSIYYDRPPLGAQPIGGLDKDFKILASGSIGSGDFRIPYLVLFAIIVTIFMWILWNKTRFGKNMYAIGGNPEAAAVSGVNVVKNLVLIYMLAGVLYGFAGTLEAARVTSATNNTGNMYELDAIAACVVGGVSLSGGIGTVPGIITGVLIFQVINYGLTFLNISPYLQYIVKGLIIIIAVAIDIRKYIKKK is encoded by the coding sequence ATGAGTTTTATTAGAAATTTTTCAGACAGGAAATATAGAAAAGAATGGTTTATGGATAATGCCATATACTTAGTTTTGGTTTTTATGTGTGTAGGTATGGTTATAGCTGAACCGGGCTTTCTGTCTATAGACAATCTTAGAAACATTTTAACCCAATCTTCAACCCGTGTAATTATAGCCCTGGGAGTTGCAGGTATACTTATAGTTCAAGGAACTGACCTTTCTGCAGGACGTATGGTTGGTATGGCAGCAGTTGTATCTGCCTCACTGCTTCAAGCTATTGATTACGGCTACAGAATGTACCCCAATCTTCAAAAGTTACCGGTTATTGTTCCTATTTTATTAGCCGTAGCTATTTGTGGAATATTTGGTCTTATCAACGGTTTAATTGTTGCTGCCCTAAAGGTTCCACCATTTATTACAACTCTAGGTATGAGCGTTATTGTTTATGGACTAACTTCTATATACTATGATAGACCACCGCTGGGTGCACAGCCAATCGGTGGACTTGATAAAGACTTTAAGATATTAGCCTCCGGAAGCATTGGCTCAGGAGACTTCAGAATTCCTTATCTGGTATTGTTTGCAATTATTGTTACTATATTTATGTGGATCTTATGGAATAAGACACGTTTTGGTAAGAATATGTATGCTATCGGTGGAAATCCTGAAGCTGCAGCGGTATCCGGTGTTAATGTTGTTAAAAATCTTGTACTTATTTACATGTTAGCAGGTGTTCTTTACGGTTTTGCTGGGACCTTGGAAGCAGCCCGTGTAACCAGTGCTACTAATAATACCGGTAACATGTATGAGCTTGATGCCATCGCTGCCTGTGTTGTTGGAGGAGTATCCCTATCCGGTGGTATTGGTACAGTACCAGGAATTATAACCGGTGTGCTTATATTCCAGGTTATAAACTATGGACTAACCTTCTTAAATATAAGTCCGTATTTACAGTATATAGTTAAGGGCTTAATCATTATTATTGCCGTTGCTATAGACATAAGAAAGTATATAAAGAAGAAATAA